The genome window acaaagtATGTTTCAAGGAAAAAGAAGGTAAGGAATCACATTTGTTTAATATGATTTAAAGGCTAAGACTATACTTACTAAAAAACATAGTGTTCTATGTATTATTGGCGTAAATCCAGTGTCTTGTTTGGGCCTTGGCCTTGTTTATAACAGACCAGGAAAGGGTTTTGCAGAGGAAGTTTCACACCATCCCCCTTCCTGATGGAGACTTGCGTCTGACTGTGAGTCGAACCGATTCACCACAGACGTTTGATCAGCCCTCAACCAGTCAATCACAGGTGAGCTGCCCGGAAACATTGACTGACACTTTGTGATTGTGGTAAACAAAAGCGTCAGAGCTGAATGATCTGGCCTGACCAGTTTGAGGGGGACTTCTGAGCAGAGTCAACATCTGATGATTCAAATGTTGCGAATGCCATTGTAGcgacaacacatttttattctatCTTTTTAGAATATACTGATAAGCAGATGTAGTTTCTCCCATATAAACTCATACATTTGTTTGATATTGCTTTTCTCCTTTAGACAttcacaaaaccaaacacaaagacCCTTGAGAAGATTTTCAAGCCAGATATTTTCCTCCTGTTCTACCTGAGAGACAACCTAAAAGCAAATAAGCTTTTACAGAAACAACTGTCTGTTATCGGCTGCACAATGGAGTTTGATTTAGATGAAGAATGGGCAGTGGTTAGGGGGAATGTGGATAAAGGGTCTGGAGATGCCTTCGTCAGTGCTGCTGAGAACTGGGAGTTACAGGTGGATAGGGTCTTCATCAGTCTAACTGAGAGATACCTCTGCTATCATGTGGTTGAGCCAAAACAAGCCAAAATCCTCATGCAGGACCTCACCTTTGTGACTGATGATATCAAAGTGTACACAGAGAGTGGTTATCCTGTGATTGTGGGAGACAATGATGCCGTGAAGGACAGGATTGCAATACTGGAAAAGAGCCTGCCCACTCGGAGGGAATTACCAATTGCGGAGAGGCAGTTCAAAGTGGTGGAAGAAGAGTTTAATCGAGAAATTTGTACACATTGCCCAGAGGTTAAAATCCACAGAGGCAACGCCACGATCATCCTGGAGGGCACTGACAAGGAGGTGAAGTCAGGAGCTACCAAACTTGATGAACTGATCAGAAaggtaaaagaaaagagagttAAACTTCCCACAGCAATACTTACATTCATGACATCCAGTGGTGCCATCTCCAAGTACCAAGCCCGCTTCCAGCAAAGTCTCAGAAATCCTGTTTTGATAGAGGTGGGGTCAGACCTGGTTCTGTCCAGTTTGTCCACAGATGCCCTGGATGAAGCTGAGGCTGCACTACAGAGAGACCTAAGTCTGGACAATGTTCAGCTGCAGGGAGCTGCAGCTGTACCTCCGGATCttgacagagtgacagaaatcctgatgaaagaaaaaaatgaggcaAACCTTCAAGAGCTCAGAGTGGACGTCAGCTTCATCCCAGGAcccagtggagctgcagccacCAAAGTACGACTGGTGGGCTACAGTGAGAATGTGAACAAGCTCAAAGAACTCCTGCACAACTACCAGATGAACCAAATTGGGACGCAAGAACTGCTGAGTCTACCGCATCCGGAGCTGGTCGACTGCTTTGACAATGTCTTAAAAATGATTGGCATGAAGCAGAACAAGGTGACCTTTGAAGCCTCACATTTTCCGTACccttctgttgttgtgtctggCCCCCGCTGTCAGGTCCACGAAGTCCAGACACAATTAAACGCAACTCTAGCCAGTCTGACGAAAGACACGTTGGTTCTAGATGGACCAGCGGCACGGCGGTTTTTCCAAGCAGAGGGCAAAATGAGCAAGGAGCTAGTGGAGAGCTCCTGTCAGGTTATTATCAGGGAACAGCAAGGCGTGTCAGGAACCACCAGCAGCCCTGGCACTACCACTTTGACGCCCAGACTGTCCATCACCAGACTAAGCTGCAACTATGCCGGGAGCACTGTGGTTAACAGGATGAGCCTCGAGATCAAACTTGGCAATTTGGTGGATGAGCAGGTTCGCCAGTTTCCGTTCTATTTTCCAAGATGCAGTACAGCAACAATGAAACACTCCCATTTATGTTATTCCATGTTATTTTCACAGGCGAATgtgttggtggcccccatgaTCAGCGGGCAGCTTGCTTCGACAAATATTGGCACATGTCTCGTGAAGAAAGCAGGGAATGCCATCAACTCAAAGTTTAACTCTGCGGCAGCGAATCGCACCTTCGCCCCCGGTGATGTTCTGCAGGTTGATGCGCCTCCATCTCTGGGCTGCTCCAAGCTCTTCTTCATTGAATGCTTGCCATGGGATGGGGTCAGAGGACAGAGTGTGAAGGTAAAGTAGTCTATCTTGAATCTCCATCTCGTCAAACCCTCACATAGGTTAACTGACCGGCAGATccgctctgtgtgaacaaacaatagATCCAGTGGAGTGACTAGATAGTGATACCGATCGGTGAAATCCCTTCATCTAGCTCTTCCTTGGGTGGCTTATTGCAAATAATGTGACATGAGTTATAGTTTAAAAGCGATGGATAAGGAGCTTGTGCCAAATCCTAGAATGTTGCTGAAATATGTGTCTTAATGGTGCAAATAAAAAACTCATAGGCTTTTTTCAAGTTTAGCTTCAGTCGACAGGACAAAACTCAATTGCATAATTGGATCTGGATTGCAGTTGAATAGATCACGGTGGTTTTTTTAGGCCAGTTGCCCACTTATCAATGCACAAATCTTGATGGTTGAGTTTGGGGACGTGACTGATTCTGCTTGCTATTGTCAGGCAGAATCTTTAGACAATAAACTGTTATATAAATACTGTTGTTAAACTCAAATCTGTGTTATGCTGTGTGCTTATGAAAACACTACAGACatgtcttctttttatttttcaggccCTTGGCAATGGCCTGAAGACGTGTTTGGACCTATGCGTGCAGCAGAGGGTGTGCTCCGTGGCCTTTCCGATCATCGGACCTGGAATTCTGTTAAAATACCCGCTGAGAGTAGCCATTGAAGTGCTGACTGAGAATATTCGCCTTTTTGGATTATCTGCCTCCACTGGTTCTCTCTCGAGCATTCACGTCATCATCAAACCAGGATATCCTGACTCTGAGGAGGTGACTGTCAATACCCAAACAACTGGTTTGTAAGATTAATGTGTGCAGGATTTATTGAGGAGAGGGTTTAATGCGGGTGTTTTGATTTACAGTGCTACCATGATGTGTACAAACACCTCAGCTCAACTTTAAACCAGGGAGGCCAAGGTAAACCAAACACACAATACGAATATGCACCATTTAAGGAAATATCTTCAAGGACTTACTGATTAGCAATTCATTATCTGTATAAAACATGTTGTGGTGTTCTCCTTCACAGCAATCTTCAAGTCCCTCACCAGTGACcttgatgacatcacaatgaCAGTGGGAGGCGGGGTTAAACTACAGCTGATTTTTGGTGACATCACCAATGAGACTACAGACGTTGTGGTGAACACGACCGATTTTAAAAATTTCCAGAACGGTGGGTGAGAGCTGGCGTAGCTGACCAAAAGTCCGTGTTATAACATTTCTGGCCACTTTAGTGGCTTTTTAGGCTCATGACTTCATTCCAGATGGAAATATCTCAGTGACAATCAGATGGATCGTCATTGAATTAGGCGCATATATTCATGGTGTCcctgtgagcatgttagcatgctgatgttagcattcagcagttttttttttttggctgtgaagtcttgttgtgttctgttgtcaATCTAACCTTTTCTCTGCAGACGGCGTGTGCAAAGACATCTTGACTGTGGCCGGACCAGAGGTGGAGGCTGAACTTAAAGCAGGTGAGAAAGGAGAACAAGCGAGACATTTTGGAGCCAAATAGGTTGAACAGCTTCTTACTTACGTTGTCTTTGTTGTCGTGTGTGTAGCAAACGTGAAGAAAGGTGAGATTTTCGTATCTGAGTCTGGATCGTTCCCTTGCGACGCCCTCTTACATGTGTGTGGAGAAAAAGACGCAGGTATCATCGAAAAACTGGTGTGCGACATCATCAGACATTGTGAAAACTATGGATTCGAGTCCATAGCCATTCCTGCCATCTGTGCTGGTAGGTATTTTCTGAGACTTTCTAGATGTGcaattgataaaaaaacaaacaaaacataaacatcgATTTTGATTCTGCCAGTAAACATTCAAACTGTTCATGCAGGAGCTGGAGGGTTGGACCCTGGTGTTGTGGCAGGTGCAATCCTCCGAGGGGTGAAGGCTGCCACGTCATCTGCATCTCTTCACTATATCACCAACATCCGCCTTGTCCTGATTAAGATCAATGTCTTCTTGGCGTTTAAAGAGGAAGCGACTCAAATGTTTCCCACCGCTGTAATCAACAGAGGTAAAAGGAAGTTTCACAAgcaggcttcttcttcttttgtgtttgctACGGAATATGTCTTTTTCAAAGCCAGAATTCTTTTCTACCATTGTAAATTTTCACTGATTGTTATCTTTGGACCGTTCTTGCAGTGTCAGCACCTCAGAGGCCTcatgtacaacaacaacaacaacaacaaccgccCTCTTTGTCAGCAAGCACAGACCTAAGCATCCTCCATTCCACCTCCACAAGTCAGAAGTCCGTCTTCCTCTTTCTGGGTCTCTCCAGACAGGATGTTGACGATGCCATGACAAAGCTGAAGTGTGCTTTTCAGGCTCAGTGCTCCACTCAAACCCTCAGA of Acanthopagrus latus isolate v.2019 chromosome 10, fAcaLat1.1, whole genome shotgun sequence contains these proteins:
- the LOC119027305 gene encoding protein mono-ADP-ribosyltransferase PARP14-like → MPVHSRRCSQEAQFAVLYILRCRIVGKMDEYQYPLFFEARDLTDRERGKVTRHFQKRKDSGGGECLTIAKAGAKTYKVCFKEKEDQERVLQRKFHTIPLPDGDLRLTVSRTDSPQTFDQPSTSQSQTFTKPNTKTLEKIFKPDIFLLFYLRDNLKANKLLQKQLSVIGCTMEFDLDEEWAVVRGNVDKGSGDAFVSAAENWELQVDRVFISLTERYLCYHVVEPKQAKILMQDLTFVTDDIKVYTESGYPVIVGDNDAVKDRIAILEKSLPTRRELPIAERQFKVVEEEFNREICTHCPEVKIHRGNATIILEGTDKEVKSGATKLDELIRKVKEKRVKLPTAILTFMTSSGAISKYQARFQQSLRNPVLIEVGSDLVLSSLSTDALDEAEAALQRDLSLDNVQLQGAAAVPPDLDRVTEILMKEKNEANLQELRVDVSFIPGPSGAAATKVRLVGYSENVNKLKELLHNYQMNQIGTQELLSLPHPELVDCFDNVLKMIGMKQNKVTFEASHFPYPSVVVSGPRCQVHEVQTQLNATLASLTKDTLVLDGPAARRFFQAEGKMSKELVESSCQVIIREQQGVSGTTSSPGTTTLTPRLSITRLSCNYAGSTVVNRMSLEIKLGNLVDEQANVLVAPMISGQLASTNIGTCLVKKAGNAINSKFNSAAANRTFAPGDVLQVDAPPSLGCSKLFFIECLPWDGVRGQSVKALGNGLKTCLDLCVQQRVCSVAFPIIGPGILLKYPLRVAIEVLTENIRLFGLSASTGSLSSIHVIIKPGYPDSEECYHDVYKHLSSTLNQGGQAIFKSLTSDLDDITMTVGGGVKLQLIFGDITNETTDVVVNTTDFKNFQNDGVCKDILTVAGPEVEAELKAANVKKGEIFVSESGSFPCDALLHVCGEKDAGIIEKLVCDIIRHCENYGFESIAIPAICAGAGGLDPGVVAGAILRGVKAATSSASLHYITNIRLVLIKINVFLAFKEEATQMFPTAVINRVSAPQRPHVQQQQQQQPPSLSASTDLSILHSTSTSQKSVFLFLGLSRQDVDDAMTKLKCAFQAQCSTQTLRHEELVGLTQDDVEDLRQLVESHGLNIQRDQSGPESLTVSGFKDGVNQVTKKINDSLQEYLRREVRAREEEELFSRVVWCILGNNGKWERLPKTANYKLENNDIAGGIVDAQGTEWSVDAQRSGASRQISGQTTKLKRLVNHADFTLPLEWNNMAASEALKAVVLQPSSAEYKSVKEGFKRTVSKTVMKIERLQNVHLRRAYEAQKKHISDNRRQEGGAGEKFLYHGTTQENCDSIMKTGFNRRFAGQNATAYGHGTYFAVNANYSAQALYSKPAADGSQLMFVARVLTGVYTQGSSDMKVPPPRSNSQPHDRCDSVVDRIDNPSMYVVFHDNQAYPDYLITFK